The Streptococcus sp. 29896 genome includes a region encoding these proteins:
- a CDS encoding ABC transporter ATP-binding protein yields the protein MKKVIEFKNFSFKYNAQTDATLHGIDLTIYEGEKVLIIGPSGSGKSTLGQVLNGIIPAIHKGTHTGDFELMGIPAFDQSIYQKSLMVSTVLQDTDGQFIGLSVAEDLAFALENDMETLATMKERVHDWAERLDLKELLDHRPQDLSGGQKQRVSLAGVLIDESPILLFDEPLANLDPKSGQDTIDLIDRIHNEEGTTTIIIEHRLEDVLYRQVDRIVLINGGRLVFNGHPDQLLQSDLLQENGIREPLYLATLRALGYQLADISHPSSLEKIDLIDRAIPDLPHIERAQKDRNPLLEISQLQVAYGDHQVIPDMDLTIYQGERLAIVGKNGAGKSTLAKALCGFLPVQGQFLWQGQSIADDSVKERAQRIGYVLQNPNQMISQTMIFDEVALGLRLRGVAEDQIQGKVESVLEVCGLYPFRKWPISALSYGQKKRVTVASILVLEPDIILLDEPTAGQDQRHYREMMDFLNQLNAQGQTIVMITHDMQLMLDYCDRALVVVDGQIVYQGHPAELLVKRPVIEQANLKETSIFHLAEKMGLDPLDLTNLYMKTERRET from the coding sequence TTTACATGGTATTGATTTGACCATTTATGAAGGAGAAAAGGTGCTGATTATTGGACCATCTGGTTCAGGCAAGTCCACTCTCGGTCAGGTCTTGAATGGGATTATCCCTGCCATTCATAAGGGAACCCATACAGGGGATTTTGAACTGATGGGGATCCCTGCCTTTGACCAGTCTATTTACCAAAAATCTCTTATGGTCAGCACCGTTTTGCAAGATACGGATGGTCAGTTTATTGGGCTTTCTGTAGCAGAAGATTTGGCCTTTGCCTTGGAAAATGACATGGAAACCTTGGCGACTATGAAGGAGCGAGTTCATGACTGGGCAGAACGCTTAGACTTAAAAGAACTGTTGGACCATCGTCCCCAGGATCTCTCGGGAGGTCAGAAGCAACGGGTTAGCCTAGCAGGAGTCTTGATCGATGAAAGTCCGATTTTGTTGTTTGATGAACCTTTGGCCAATTTGGATCCAAAATCTGGACAGGATACCATTGATTTGATTGACCGGATTCATAATGAAGAAGGAACAACGACCATTATTATCGAGCACCGCTTGGAAGATGTGCTTTACCGCCAGGTGGACCGAATTGTCTTGATCAATGGTGGGCGTCTGGTCTTTAATGGTCATCCTGACCAACTCTTACAATCGGATTTGCTGCAAGAAAATGGTATTCGAGAGCCGCTCTATCTAGCAACTTTACGTGCCCTCGGTTATCAATTGGCGGATATTTCTCATCCATCTTCATTGGAAAAAATAGATTTGATAGACCGAGCTATTCCAGATTTACCGCATATTGAACGAGCTCAGAAGGATCGCAACCCCCTGCTAGAGATTTCTCAGTTGCAAGTCGCTTACGGAGATCATCAAGTGATTCCTGATATGGATCTGACGATTTACCAGGGAGAACGCCTGGCTATCGTCGGAAAAAATGGTGCAGGAAAATCGACCTTGGCAAAGGCCCTCTGTGGTTTTCTGCCTGTTCAAGGTCAGTTTTTGTGGCAGGGTCAATCCATAGCGGATGACTCTGTCAAAGAAAGAGCCCAGCGGATTGGCTATGTTTTACAAAATCCCAACCAAATGATCAGTCAGACTATGATTTTTGATGAAGTTGCCTTGGGATTGCGCCTCAGAGGAGTGGCAGAAGACCAGATTCAAGGCAAGGTCGAGTCAGTCTTGGAAGTGTGCGGACTCTATCCATTTCGGAAGTGGCCCATTTCAGCCCTTTCGTATGGGCAGAAAAAGCGCGTGACCGTCGCTTCTATTTTGGTTCTGGAGCCTGATATTATCCTCTTGGATGAGCCAACAGCCGGACAGGACCAACGTCATTACCGTGAAATGATGGACTTTCTGAATCAACTAAATGCACAAGGGCAAACGATTGTGATGATTACTCATGACATGCAGCTGATGTTGGATTATTGTGACAGGGCCTTGGTTGTCGTAGATGGACAGATTGTCTATCAGGGACACCCAGCTGAACTCTTGGTCAAGCGACCAGTGATTGAGCAGGCCAATCTCAAGGAAACCAGCATTTTTCATCTGGCAGAGAAGATGGGCTTGGATCCTCTGGATTTGACCAATTTATACATGAAAACAGAAAGGAGAGAAACATGA
- a CDS encoding energy-coupling factor transporter transmembrane component T family protein: MSQHLIGYQPGKGFIYQLSAVTKMLFFLLISIIAMVTYDTRLILVIAVFSLSLFRLSKIRLKDVSFVLVFTTIFALLNALMVYLFAPQYGVSLYGAKTVLWEGLGIYTVTSQQLFYMLNMVLKYFCTVPLAVVFLMTTHPSQFASSLNQIGVPYKIAYAVSLTMRYIPDIQEEFFTIRMSQEARGLELSKKGKLMDRIKGNLSLVVPLIFSSLGRIDTISTAMELRRFGKNSKRTWFTHQALQKQDYLVFLVIALFACTAIALFILNQGRFYNPWK; the protein is encoded by the coding sequence ATGAGTCAACACTTAATCGGCTATCAACCTGGCAAAGGATTCATCTACCAGCTGTCAGCAGTTACAAAGATGCTCTTTTTCCTTTTGATCTCCATTATCGCCATGGTCACTTATGATACACGATTGATTCTGGTCATTGCGGTTTTTTCACTCAGTCTCTTTCGTTTGTCAAAAATTCGACTCAAGGACGTGTCTTTTGTCCTTGTATTTACAACGATTTTTGCCCTTCTCAATGCCTTGATGGTCTATCTGTTTGCTCCGCAATACGGAGTCAGCCTCTATGGCGCTAAGACTGTTTTATGGGAAGGTCTGGGCATTTATACAGTGACCAGTCAGCAACTGTTTTACATGCTTAACATGGTGCTCAAGTATTTTTGTACTGTTCCTCTGGCGGTAGTCTTTCTGATGACAACCCATCCCAGTCAATTTGCCTCTAGTCTGAATCAGATTGGCGTTCCCTATAAGATTGCTTATGCAGTCAGTCTCACCATGCGCTACATTCCAGATATCCAGGAAGAATTTTTCACAATTCGAATGTCTCAAGAGGCACGTGGTTTAGAGTTGTCTAAAAAAGGGAAATTGATGGATCGTATTAAGGGCAACCTTTCCTTAGTTGTTCCCTTGATTTTCAGTTCTTTGGGACGAATTGATACCATTTCAACTGCCATGGAATTGCGCCGCTTTGGAAAAAATTCGAAGCGGACCTGGTTTACTCACCAAGCTTTGCAAAAGCAGGACTACCTTGTTTTTCTAGTGATTGCCCTCTTTGCTTGTACAGCCATTGCACTATTTATTCTCAATCAAGGGCGATTTTATAAT